In Candidatus Synechococcus calcipolaris G9, a genomic segment contains:
- a CDS encoding SDR family oxidoreductase encodes MKALVVGATGRTGRRIVEELVERQIPVVAGVRDRQKAEDLLPPGVEIKLANVSQPETLAAAIADCTVILCATGATPGLNPLEPYWVDYEGTKNLIEAAKSASIEQFVLVSSLCVSQLFHPLNLFWLILYWKQQAERYLQDSGLTYTIVRPGGLKESSEEEVFPVISGPDTLFEGSIPRKQVAQICVEALHQANAHNKILEVVARPLSSPPSLVELFTALS; translated from the coding sequence ATGAAGGCATTGGTCGTAGGAGCAACGGGGCGTACCGGTCGACGCATTGTTGAAGAATTAGTAGAACGGCAGATTCCAGTGGTTGCCGGAGTTCGCGATCGCCAGAAAGCTGAAGACCTGTTGCCCCCTGGTGTGGAAATCAAACTAGCTAATGTCTCCCAACCGGAAACCCTGGCGGCGGCGATCGCTGATTGTACTGTTATTCTCTGTGCCACGGGTGCGACTCCTGGACTGAATCCCCTAGAACCCTACTGGGTAGACTACGAAGGGACAAAAAACCTGATTGAAGCTGCCAAGTCCGCATCTATTGAGCAGTTTGTGCTTGTATCATCCCTTTGTGTATCCCAACTCTTCCATCCCTTGAATTTGTTTTGGCTGATTTTGTACTGGAAACAGCAGGCGGAACGTTATCTACAAGACAGTGGTTTAACCTATACCATTGTTCGTCCGGGTGGACTGAAAGAATCGAGTGAGGAGGAGGTGTTTCCAGTGATCTCAGGCCCCGATACCCTATTTGAAGGGAGTATTCCCCGTAAACAGGTGGCGCAAATTTGTGTTGAAGCCCTTCACCAGGCCAATGCCCATAATAAAATTCTTGAGGTGGTGGCTCGGCCCCTATCCTCTCCCCCATCCTTGGTTGAGTTGTTTACGGCACTAAGCTAG
- a CDS encoding potassium channel family protein, producing MNFSSIGLLRNLRKPGQQFAVIGLGRFGRGVCETLHNLNYEVLGTDNQERLVAQVMQDQLVDHAIQLDSTDPQALKEAGLFEFETVIVAIGNHIEASIITTLNLKEAGVPVIIAKASSEVHKKLLERVGADRVVFPEYEAGCVLARSLTRPAILDRFDLDPEKSIVEVKAPSEFDGRTVAEIELRSRYGLNLLALRCDEKFEINPSPNQRLHKGDVMVVIGANKDIDRLPL from the coding sequence ATGAATTTTTCATCCATCGGTTTATTGCGGAATCTGCGAAAGCCGGGACAGCAGTTTGCCGTTATTGGCTTGGGCCGGTTTGGTCGGGGAGTCTGTGAAACCTTGCATAATCTCAACTACGAGGTTCTAGGAACAGATAACCAGGAGCGGCTTGTGGCCCAAGTCATGCAGGATCAGCTTGTGGATCATGCCATTCAGCTAGATTCAACGGATCCCCAAGCCTTGAAAGAGGCGGGGCTATTTGAGTTTGAAACGGTGATTGTGGCCATTGGCAACCACATTGAAGCCAGTATTATTACCACTCTAAATCTGAAGGAAGCTGGCGTACCCGTAATTATTGCCAAGGCCTCCTCCGAAGTCCATAAAAAACTCTTGGAACGGGTGGGAGCTGATCGGGTAGTTTTTCCTGAGTATGAGGCCGGCTGCGTCCTGGCCCGCTCCCTCACTCGTCCCGCCATTTTGGATCGATTTGATTTAGACCCAGAAAAAAGTATTGTGGAAGTCAAAGCCCCATCAGAGTTTGATGGTCGGACGGTGGCGGAAATTGAGCTACGCAGTCGCTATGGGTTAAATCTTTTGGCCCTACGCTGTGATGAAAAATTTGAAATCAATCCCAGCCCCAATCAACGGCTGCATAAAGGGGATGTCATGGTCGTTATTGGTGCAAATAAAGATATCGATCGCCTACCCTTATAG
- a CDS encoding helix-turn-helix domain-containing protein yields MPRSDNQGYPLLSDRELQVIELVAAGLTNYDIADKLDISKRTVDNHMTHILTKTQSDNRVALVRWALQWGKVCLENVNCCTLPLPSETCQLESQG; encoded by the coding sequence ATGCCACGTAGTGATAACCAAGGATACCCCCTCCTCTCTGACCGCGAGCTTCAAGTCATTGAATTAGTTGCTGCGGGGCTGACCAATTATGATATTGCGGACAAGCTAGACATCAGTAAGCGTACTGTTGATAATCATATGACTCATATTCTGACAAAGACTCAATCGGATAACCGTGTCGCCTTAGTGCGCTGGGCCTTACAGTGGGGTAAGGTGTGCCTAGAAAATGTCAACTGTTGTACCCTCCCCCTGCCCTCGGAGACCTGTCAACTTGAATCCCAAGGTTGA
- the cobQ gene encoding cobyric acid synthase CobQ — MVVGTTSHAGKSLIAAVLCRLLARRGLRVTPFKGQNMALNAYVTASGGEMGYAQAVQAWAAGIEPETLMNPILLKPQGDMTSQVIFNGQAVGCTQAADYYRDYFEPGWATIQRSLELLGERFDWVVCEGAGSPAEINLKHRDLTNMRLARHLQATTLLVADIDRGGVFAHIVGTLELLEPEERALIKGIVINKFRGQRSLLESGITWLEERTGIPVLGVIPWLEIQLPAEDSLDLFDRRPRSQRADLTIAVIRLRRIANFTDFDPLAAEPTVNLHYLYPHETLGAVDAVIIPGTKTTIPDLLELQTSGMAAQLQAYGAAGGTIMGICGGMQLLGTQICDRQGLEGQPGTYAGLGLLPLETTITATKLTRQRQGIAQAPIPGQPIQGYEIHQGQTQYHFNEDFCPLFVEEHLGIVNSRQTLWGSYLHGLFENGTWRRQWLNHLRQKRNLPPLTCDIQDYEYQRLAHLDGITDAIAPHLNLDRLLENCVCP, encoded by the coding sequence ATGGTGGTGGGGACAACCTCCCATGCCGGTAAATCCTTGATTGCGGCCGTCCTGTGTCGCTTATTGGCGCGGCGGGGCCTGCGAGTCACCCCCTTTAAGGGGCAGAATATGGCACTTAACGCCTACGTGACCGCTTCCGGGGGAGAAATGGGATACGCCCAAGCGGTACAGGCCTGGGCTGCGGGCATTGAGCCAGAAACTCTGATGAATCCTATCCTGCTCAAACCTCAGGGAGACATGACCTCCCAGGTTATTTTTAATGGTCAGGCGGTGGGTTGCACCCAGGCAGCAGACTATTACCGAGACTATTTTGAACCTGGTTGGGCCACCATTCAACGCTCCCTAGAACTGTTAGGGGAACGCTTTGACTGGGTGGTGTGCGAAGGCGCGGGATCTCCGGCAGAAATTAATCTGAAGCATCGAGATTTGACAAATATGCGACTGGCTCGTCATTTGCAGGCAACGACTCTACTAGTGGCGGACATCGATCGCGGTGGGGTTTTTGCCCATATTGTCGGCACCTTAGAACTATTAGAGCCGGAGGAACGGGCCCTGATTAAGGGGATTGTGATTAATAAATTCCGGGGGCAGCGATCTCTCCTAGAGTCGGGCATCACTTGGCTAGAGGAACGTACCGGCATTCCGGTTTTAGGGGTCATTCCCTGGCTAGAAATTCAACTACCCGCCGAGGATTCCCTGGATTTATTTGATCGCCGGCCGCGATCTCAGCGAGCAGATTTAACCATTGCCGTGATTCGCCTACGCCGGATTGCTAACTTTACCGACTTCGATCCCCTTGCAGCCGAACCGACGGTTAACCTCCATTATCTATACCCCCACGAGACCCTAGGGGCAGTGGACGCAGTGATTATCCCCGGTACAAAAACAACGATTCCGGATTTACTAGAGTTGCAAACCTCGGGCATGGCCGCCCAACTCCAGGCCTATGGGGCCGCCGGTGGCACGATTATGGGCATCTGCGGCGGGATGCAACTGCTGGGAACCCAAATTTGCGATCGCCAAGGTCTGGAGGGCCAACCGGGAACCTATGCAGGATTGGGCTTACTCCCCCTAGAGACAACCATCACCGCAACCAAATTAACCCGCCAACGTCAAGGAATCGCCCAGGCCCCCATCCCCGGCCAACCCATCCAGGGCTACGAAATCCATCAGGGTCAGACCCAGTATCACTTTAATGAGGACTTTTGCCCCCTCTTTGTGGAAGAACACCTCGGAATCGTAAATAGCCGTCAAACCCTGTGGGGGAGTTATCTCCATGGTTTATTTGAAAATGGGACGTGGCGACGACAATGGCTGAATCATCTCCGCCAAAAACGAAACTTGCCCCCCCTAACCTGTGATATTCAAGATTACGAATACCAACGCCTTGCCCATTTGGATGGTATAACAGATGCCATTGCCCCCCATCTGAACTTGGATCGGCTTCTGGAGAATTGCGTATGCCCCTGA
- a CDS encoding cytochrome c biogenesis protein encodes MDTRNFLPSEPLSIWAKVSHFWQKSLLPLLANLRLAIVLLLVIALASIAGTVIEQGQSPGFYQANYPEEPALFGFLTWKVLLALGLDQVYQTWWYLALLVLFGASLIACTFTRQLPALKAAKHWSYYDQPRQFQKLALGVELPSPVPAQEPPFESLRTLLEQKNYRVFQEGDRLYGRKGIAGRIGPIIVHASMILILLGGILGALTGFIAQEFIPSGMTFQVQNVVQAGPWAHPSQDWAMKVNRFWIDYTPEGEIDQFYSDMSVLDPQGEEVKRQTIHVNQPLKYGGVTFYQADWTIAAIRFRLNNSPVLQLPMAQLDTGGKGRLWGTWIPTTPDLSAGISLIARDLQGTLLLYNPEGEFLATLRPGMGYEVNGVNLAIAEIVGSTGLQIKSDPGIPLFYAGFAFLMAGVIMSYVSHSQIWALRVEETLYIGGRTNRAQIAFEKEVLEILGQGVCQNLREDR; translated from the coding sequence ATGGATACTCGCAATTTTTTACCCTCTGAACCCCTCTCTATTTGGGCGAAGGTATCCCACTTTTGGCAGAAATCCCTTCTTCCCCTGCTGGCGAATCTACGGTTAGCCATTGTCTTACTCCTCGTCATCGCCCTGGCCAGTATTGCCGGTACGGTTATTGAGCAGGGCCAGTCCCCCGGATTTTACCAAGCCAATTATCCTGAGGAACCGGCATTATTTGGATTTTTAACCTGGAAAGTTCTACTTGCCCTCGGGTTGGATCAGGTCTACCAAACCTGGTGGTATTTAGCCCTACTGGTGTTGTTTGGGGCCAGCCTAATCGCCTGTACCTTTACTCGCCAACTACCGGCCCTGAAAGCGGCCAAGCATTGGAGCTACTACGATCAGCCTCGCCAGTTTCAAAAGCTGGCCCTAGGGGTTGAATTGCCCAGTCCTGTCCCCGCCCAGGAGCCTCCCTTTGAATCCCTAAGAACCCTACTGGAGCAGAAAAATTATCGGGTCTTTCAGGAGGGCGATCGCCTCTACGGCCGCAAAGGCATTGCCGGACGCATTGGCCCGATCATTGTCCATGCCAGCATGATTTTGATCCTGTTGGGGGGGATTTTAGGGGCCCTAACCGGATTCATTGCCCAGGAATTTATCCCCAGTGGCATGACGTTTCAGGTGCAAAATGTTGTCCAGGCCGGCCCTTGGGCCCACCCTAGCCAAGATTGGGCCATGAAGGTGAATCGTTTTTGGATTGACTATACCCCAGAGGGAGAGATTGATCAGTTCTATTCGGATATGTCCGTGCTGGATCCCCAGGGTGAGGAAGTGAAGCGGCAAACCATCCATGTAAATCAGCCCCTTAAGTATGGCGGTGTCACCTTTTATCAAGCAGACTGGACGATCGCCGCGATTCGCTTTCGCTTAAACAATAGTCCGGTTTTGCAACTGCCCATGGCCCAGCTAGATACCGGTGGCAAGGGACGACTCTGGGGAACCTGGATTCCAACGACACCGGATCTGAGTGCGGGGATTTCCCTCATTGCCCGAGATCTGCAAGGAACCCTACTGCTCTATAACCCTGAGGGCGAGTTCTTGGCAACCCTGCGACCGGGAATGGGCTACGAAGTGAATGGGGTGAACCTGGCGATCGCCGAAATTGTTGGCAGCACTGGACTTCAAATTAAATCTGACCCAGGGATTCCCCTGTTCTATGCCGGGTTTGCCTTCCTCATGGCCGGGGTGATCATGAGCTATGTCTCCCATTCTCAAATTTGGGCCCTCAGGGTAGAGGAGACCCTTTACATTGGCGGTCGCACCAATCGTGCCCAGATTGCCTTTGAGAAAGAGGTATTAGAGATTTTAGGGCAGGGAGTATGTCAAAATCTGAGGGAAGATAGGTAA
- the cax gene encoding calcium/proton exchanger has product MPLMQKVLLGMLVFIPIAFIAKFLDAPPLIIFIFSGLAIVPLAALIANSTEAIAEVIGPTLGGLLNATFGNATEMIISIVALRQGLVDVVKASLSGSIIANLLLALGLATLLGGLRFREQNFQPAVARINSSSLTLAVIVMMTPTAIKYTAPSVNLQALDQFSYAAAVLLLLFYGLMLLFSMKTHRHLFMMEDNEAAVVESEEETVDVNLKLQIGILLVGTIVLVFVSEVLVDSLQESITSVGLSQVFTGVILIPLFSGFVEFITCIKFALNNRMEGAVAVAIGSSLQIILFVAPVLVLAGWFLGQPEMNLSFNPFELVCVIAAVMITNSISNDGRSNWLEGVLLLITYAVLAIAFFVHP; this is encoded by the coding sequence ATGCCCCTGATGCAAAAAGTTTTACTAGGGATGTTGGTTTTTATTCCCATCGCCTTCATCGCTAAATTTCTTGATGCCCCCCCCCTGATTATTTTCATTTTCAGTGGCCTGGCGATCGTCCCCCTGGCTGCCCTTATTGCCAATTCCACAGAAGCCATTGCCGAAGTCATTGGCCCCACCCTCGGCGGATTGCTGAATGCCACCTTTGGTAATGCCACGGAAATGATTATTTCCATTGTTGCCCTACGGCAGGGCCTCGTTGATGTGGTGAAAGCCAGCTTGAGTGGCTCAATTATTGCTAACTTACTGCTTGCCCTTGGTTTGGCAACTCTGCTGGGGGGGCTGCGGTTTCGTGAGCAAAACTTTCAGCCAGCGGTGGCCCGGATTAATTCATCCTCATTGACCCTCGCCGTCATTGTGATGATGACACCCACCGCCATTAAATATACGGCCCCATCGGTCAACCTCCAGGCATTGGATCAATTTTCCTATGCGGCAGCGGTGTTACTTTTGCTGTTTTATGGATTAATGTTACTTTTTTCCATGAAAACCCACCGTCATTTGTTCATGATGGAAGACAATGAAGCGGCTGTGGTTGAATCTGAAGAAGAAACTGTTGATGTTAACCTCAAACTGCAAATTGGTATCCTTTTAGTGGGCACGATTGTCTTGGTCTTTGTGTCTGAGGTTTTGGTGGATAGCCTCCAGGAAAGTATTACCAGTGTGGGGTTATCCCAAGTCTTTACGGGCGTGATATTAATTCCCCTCTTTAGTGGTTTTGTCGAGTTTATTACCTGTATCAAGTTTGCCCTAAACAACCGCATGGAAGGGGCCGTTGCCGTTGCCATTGGTTCCAGCCTTCAGATTATTCTATTTGTTGCTCCGGTCTTAGTCTTAGCAGGCTGGTTCCTGGGTCAACCGGAAATGAATCTGAGCTTTAATCCCTTTGAGTTGGTCTGCGTGATTGCGGCGGTGATGATTACCAATTCAATTAGTAATGATGGACGCTCTAATTGGTTGGAAGGGGTACTCTTGCTTATTACTTACGCTGTATTGGCGATCGCCTTCTTTGTTCACCCCTAG
- a CDS encoding DUF2256 domain-containing protein, translated as MHRRKSSSLAIKKHLPAKVCPICNRPFEWRKKWADCWQDVKYCSQRCRRRRHLLNTAAEELSANRSNL; from the coding sequence ATGCATCGGCGAAAATCTTCTTCCCTGGCAATAAAAAAACATCTTCCTGCAAAAGTTTGTCCAATCTGCAATCGCCCCTTTGAATGGCGGAAAAAATGGGCCGATTGTTGGCAAGATGTAAAGTATTGCTCACAGCGGTGTCGGCGACGGCGGCATCTGTTGAATACAGCGGCAGAGGAATTGTCGGCAAACAGATCCAACCTTTAG
- the dacB gene encoding D-alanyl-D-alanine carboxypeptidase/D-alanyl-D-alanine endopeptidase — MSLVLGSLLLGLGIFAIKPAPALGQNNPAHRSCVANVAQDLSRLMDRPEWQRGRWGVQVVRLRDGQVIYERDSDRLFLGASNIKLVTTAVALRFLGANTTLDTVVSSDGAGAALNRVRVQGGYDPTLSYTNLEAIAQDLYRQGIRSIQTLELVAGESVDMGIEPTWAWEDVEFGYITPITKLGVNQNSFHLLATPKDEGEPLTLTWRQTPPSGWQVKNETMAIGPEDTEWIDTRIDPENRVITIVGKLRAHSEPENIVRPLPEKLIPDYLKNQFSQAARAAGLSVADIKLVATDQPLNRVLVRHSSPGITRLVDRINQDSHNYSAEMVYQAIGAGDGDRLATYLRDLGLDPTTIVMVDGSGLSRQNWITPRALTQLLLAMDRSTVVSEFRRSLPIAGESGTLRHRFRDTPAQGQLQAKTGTLRGVTALSGYMDPPDFEPLAFSIILNQGGTPSPDLRRGVDQVALLLMGLRQC, encoded by the coding sequence GTGAGCCTAGTTTTGGGGAGTTTGCTCCTAGGGCTAGGGATATTTGCGATAAAACCGGCACCGGCCCTAGGGCAAAATAATCCGGCCCACCGTTCCTGTGTGGCGAACGTTGCCCAGGATTTATCTCGCCTCATGGATAGGCCAGAATGGCAAAGGGGCCGCTGGGGTGTTCAAGTGGTGCGGCTAAGGGATGGCCAGGTCATTTATGAGCGGGATAGCGATCGCCTGTTTTTGGGAGCATCCAACATCAAGTTAGTGACAACAGCGGTGGCCCTGCGCTTTTTAGGTGCGAATACAACCCTTGACACGGTGGTTAGTAGTGACGGTGCCGGGGCGGCTCTGAACCGGGTAAGGGTACAGGGGGGCTATGATCCCACCCTCAGTTATACCAATCTTGAGGCGATCGCCCAGGACTTGTATCGCCAAGGTATTCGCTCCATTCAGACCCTTGAACTGGTGGCGGGAGAATCCGTGGATATGGGAATCGAACCCACCTGGGCCTGGGAAGATGTGGAATTTGGCTATATTACACCCATTACAAAATTGGGGGTGAATCAAAACTCATTTCATCTCTTAGCAACGCCCAAGGATGAGGGGGAGCCGTTAACCCTCACATGGCGGCAGACTCCCCCCTCCGGTTGGCAGGTCAAAAATGAAACCATGGCCATTGGCCCCGAGGACACAGAATGGATTGATACCCGCATTGATCCAGAAAACCGCGTCATTACGATCGTGGGGAAGTTGCGGGCCCATAGTGAACCAGAAAATATTGTCCGTCCCTTACCGGAAAAGCTAATCCCCGACTACCTAAAAAACCAATTTTCCCAGGCTGCCCGGGCGGCAGGACTATCCGTGGCAGACATCAAGCTGGTGGCGACGGATCAACCCCTGAATCGGGTGTTAGTTCGCCATTCCTCCCCAGGCATCACCCGCTTAGTGGATCGAATCAACCAAGACAGTCATAACTATTCGGCGGAAATGGTCTACCAGGCCATTGGGGCCGGAGATGGCGATCGCCTGGCAACCTACCTAAGGGATTTGGGCCTAGATCCGACAACCATTGTGATGGTGGATGGTTCGGGCCTCTCCCGCCAAAATTGGATTACCCCCCGGGCCCTAACCCAACTCTTACTGGCGATGGATCGCTCGACTGTAGTCTCAGAATTTCGGCGATCGCTACCCATTGCCGGCGAAAGTGGTACATTGCGCCATCGCTTTCGAGACACCCCAGCCCAAGGACAACTTCAAGCAAAAACCGGAACCCTACGGGGTGTGACCGCCCTCTCTGGGTATATGGATCCCCCGGACTTTGAACCCCTTGCCTTTAGCATTATTCTCAACCAAGGGGGAACGCCGTCTCCGGATCTGCGAAGGGGCGTGGATCAGGTGGCCTTATTGTTGATGGGACTGCGCCAATGCTAG
- a CDS encoding heavy metal-responsive transcriptional regulator: MLKIGEVAHQSSLPVKTIRYYDDLGLLTTVVQRSPSGYRLFQPSVIYRLHFIRTAQRLGLTLQEIREILEIRDQGVLPCGHVKERLESRLADIQGQIVSLNLLAQQLEGILSGWQENPAPQMSPDQICPNLQPQPLALAQSHQQ; the protein is encoded by the coding sequence ATGCTCAAAATTGGTGAAGTTGCCCACCAAAGCTCGCTCCCCGTTAAAACCATTCGTTATTACGATGATCTTGGCTTATTGACTACGGTCGTCCAGCGATCGCCCTCAGGGTACCGTCTATTTCAACCCAGCGTTATTTATCGGCTCCACTTTATTCGCACGGCCCAACGCCTGGGTTTGACACTCCAGGAAATTCGGGAAATTTTAGAGATCCGTGATCAAGGGGTTCTTCCCTGTGGTCATGTCAAGGAGCGGCTAGAGTCCCGCCTAGCAGATATTCAAGGGCAAATTGTATCCCTTAATCTGCTGGCCCAACAACTGGAGGGCATTTTATCAGGTTGGCAAGAAAATCCAGCCCCACAGATGAGTCCTGACCAAATTTGTCCTAATCTCCAACCCCAGCCCCTAGCATTGGCGCAGTCCCATCAACAATAA
- a CDS encoding GNAT family N-acetyltransferase yields MHCYYGDYLIRSWESGDRPAVISLLQQILKEFNLNWEPEGADRDVVHVEAYYLERGGEFWVVEKAAEVVGTAAYYPIDRGDNAVEIRKMYLHPQVRGKGLGTFLLQSLEKRIQSQGITTIWIETASVMKTAIGLYEKQGYQPATGIETQRCDRVYVKQMLLQDN; encoded by the coding sequence ATGCACTGCTATTACGGTGACTATTTAATTCGTTCCTGGGAATCGGGCGATCGCCCAGCCGTCATTTCCCTCCTGCAACAGATCCTAAAGGAATTTAATCTCAATTGGGAGCCGGAGGGAGCCGATCGGGATGTGGTTCACGTCGAAGCCTACTACCTAGAGCGGGGGGGTGAATTTTGGGTGGTTGAAAAAGCGGCCGAAGTGGTGGGCACCGCCGCCTACTATCCCATTGATCGGGGAGACAATGCGGTGGAAATTCGCAAGATGTACCTACACCCCCAAGTGCGGGGCAAAGGCCTTGGCACTTTTCTCCTTCAATCCTTGGAAAAGCGAATTCAGTCCCAGGGAATCACGACCATTTGGATTGAAACCGCCAGTGTGATGAAAACGGCCATTGGGCTTTACGAAAAACAAGGCTATCAGCCAGCCACAGGGATAGAAACCCAACGCTGCGATCGCGTCTATGTCAAACAAATGCTTTTGCAGGATAATTGA
- a CDS encoding ArsA family ATPase, producing the protein MTRIVTFLGAGPELQNRLGMAVAQWFAQRQRRVLLVVPSPAISLSTLYGVELQPQPQNYAPNLDIAELQTTDSLSQVWDNLTDVVEPYLPSDLIGKVYAGELMILPGMDTLLTLNAMRLHYTRDRYDVIIYAGANSRDTLRLLGLPNAIAWYYRRFRRVLEHLDLSKLATAIGGPIASAIMAANIDTQKINTSIAQAKDWVDRGVAVAADAQQLTVLLVTTQQTGAIAETSWLWGSAQQVNLPISQLLYCPEANQPTPGTSDDIAATFSPLQLTTLSPEICQNDADLVQALPDMDHLPVAPPPHSIDLESQQVRVFLPGFNKQQVKLSEYSGELTIEAGDQRRHIELPAALKGKPVTSGKFEAPYLIVSFA; encoded by the coding sequence ATGACCCGGATTGTTACCTTTCTTGGCGCAGGCCCCGAACTTCAAAACCGTTTGGGTATGGCGGTGGCACAATGGTTTGCCCAACGGCAGCGGCGGGTTTTACTGGTGGTTCCCAGTCCTGCCATTTCCCTGAGCACCCTCTATGGTGTTGAATTGCAGCCCCAACCCCAAAACTATGCCCCCAATTTAGATATTGCCGAATTACAGACCACGGACAGCCTCAGTCAAGTATGGGATAACCTCACGGACGTGGTAGAACCCTACCTACCCAGTGATTTAATCGGCAAGGTCTATGCCGGAGAGTTAATGATTTTGCCGGGGATGGACACCCTGCTAACCCTCAATGCAATGCGATTACATTACACCAGAGATCGCTACGATGTGATTATCTATGCAGGGGCCAATAGCCGAGATACACTGCGGCTGCTGGGATTGCCCAATGCCATTGCCTGGTACTATCGTCGCTTTCGTCGGGTCTTGGAGCATCTAGACCTGAGTAAACTGGCCACCGCCATTGGCGGCCCCATTGCCAGCGCAATTATGGCGGCAAATATTGATACCCAAAAGATTAATACCAGTATTGCCCAGGCCAAGGACTGGGTAGATAGGGGGGTGGCGGTGGCAGCGGATGCCCAGCAGTTAACTGTGTTACTGGTGACAACCCAACAGACTGGGGCGATCGCTGAAACCTCTTGGCTTTGGGGGAGTGCTCAACAGGTGAATTTACCCATTTCCCAATTGCTCTACTGCCCGGAGGCTAACCAGCCCACCCCTGGAACCAGCGATGACATTGCCGCAACCTTTAGCCCCCTCCAGTTAACAACCCTATCCCCAGAGATCTGCCAGAATGATGCGGATCTGGTGCAGGCCCTCCCGGATATGGATCACCTGCCCGTGGCCCCACCCCCCCACAGCATTGACCTGGAAAGTCAACAGGTGCGCGTCTTTTTACCTGGCTTTAATAAACAGCAAGTGAAGCTGAGCGAGTACAGTGGTGAACTCACCATTGAAGCCGGAGATCAACGGCGACACATTGAATTACCGGCCGCATTGAAGGGAAAACCCGTCACCAGTGGTAAGTTTGAGGCCCCCTACCTGATTGTTTCCTTTGCCTAG
- a CDS encoding glycoside hydrolase family protein, which produces MLRFLKNLMVLTLTGAIAGHIWFQNRPEARHWLPWRDGEVAPLVMDGGDPYLRALMRTISASEANDANPYTILYGGEHIQNLERHPDRCIPIRWGPNVGQCTTAAGRYQFLTTTWEEKAQFYHPQPPQWFGQTYSFQPEYQDRVVYAWLKDSQAWGVDISTLLRQGEIQAVLELLSGTWTSLGYGIENNLITPSLGRIYQTMLEEELSSAQSRQSSLIPPPQP; this is translated from the coding sequence GTGCTTCGTTTTCTTAAAAACTTGATGGTCTTGACCCTCACCGGGGCGATCGCCGGCCATATCTGGTTTCAAAATCGGCCTGAGGCGCGCCATTGGTTACCTTGGCGGGATGGTGAGGTTGCCCCCCTCGTCATGGATGGTGGAGACCCCTACCTACGGGCCTTAATGCGGACAATCTCAGCCAGTGAGGCAAATGATGCCAATCCCTACACTATTTTGTACGGTGGTGAGCATATTCAGAATTTGGAGCGCCATCCCGATCGCTGCATCCCCATTCGCTGGGGCCCCAATGTGGGCCAATGTACCACCGCTGCGGGGCGGTATCAATTTTTAACGACCACCTGGGAAGAAAAAGCCCAGTTCTACCATCCCCAGCCCCCCCAATGGTTTGGGCAAACCTACAGTTTTCAGCCAGAATACCAAGATCGGGTGGTTTACGCTTGGTTAAAGGATTCCCAGGCATGGGGTGTGGATATTTCTACCTTACTGCGCCAAGGGGAAATTCAAGCGGTTCTAGAACTACTTTCAGGCACCTGGACCAGTTTGGGCTACGGCATTGAAAATAATCTGATTACACCCTCCCTAGGGCGCATCTACCAAACCATGCTAGAAGAGGAATTATCCTCAGCCCAATCTAGGCAATCTAGTTTGATCCCTCCCCCCCAACCTTAA